Proteins from one Mycobacterium sp. HUMS_12744610 genomic window:
- a CDS encoding DMT family transporter, whose translation MSKVDVAALLALCAAMASAVGDVIRQRSAQEITDKQVGHLELFRMSLKDTRWWLGGLAAILNYSLQAGALAWGSVVLVTALQVTALLFALPIYARLTDRRVTRWEWLWAAILAGALAVVIIVGDPAAGRQRASTATWIIVGVVMLPLLVGCVLAARARSGGPFAAVLLALVAGSSLALFAVLTKGIVEISEHSLVGVLTAPEFVPWILAALAGMIFQQSAFRAGALTASMPAMTVAKPVVAATLGVFVLGETLNTDGPKAMVLIAAVSVVIIATVALARGEAATMVAQTGRDRVGEIPRPRLGAGESADPSGHPIAVADGQA comes from the coding sequence ATGTCGAAAGTCGATGTCGCGGCGTTGCTGGCGTTGTGCGCGGCGATGGCGTCCGCCGTCGGCGACGTGATCAGGCAACGCTCCGCGCAGGAGATCACCGACAAGCAGGTCGGTCACCTGGAGCTGTTCCGCATGTCGTTGAAGGACACCCGGTGGTGGCTGGGCGGTCTTGCGGCGATCCTCAACTACAGCCTGCAGGCCGGTGCCCTGGCGTGGGGCTCCGTGGTGCTGGTGACGGCGTTGCAGGTCACGGCGTTGCTCTTCGCACTGCCGATCTACGCCCGTCTGACCGACCGCCGGGTGACCCGCTGGGAGTGGCTGTGGGCGGCGATCCTGGCCGGCGCCCTGGCGGTGGTCATCATCGTCGGCGACCCCGCGGCGGGCCGGCAGCGCGCCTCGACCGCGACGTGGATCATCGTCGGTGTCGTGATGCTCCCCCTGCTCGTGGGGTGCGTGCTGGCCGCGCGGGCCCGGTCCGGTGGCCCGTTCGCGGCCGTGTTGCTCGCCCTGGTGGCGGGTTCGTCGCTGGCGCTGTTCGCGGTGCTGACCAAGGGGATCGTGGAGATCAGCGAGCACAGCCTGGTCGGCGTGTTGACCGCCCCGGAGTTCGTGCCGTGGATTCTGGCCGCCCTGGCCGGGATGATCTTCCAGCAGTCGGCGTTCCGGGCCGGCGCGCTGACCGCGTCGATGCCGGCGATGACCGTGGCCAAGCCCGTGGTGGCCGCGACGCTCGGGGTGTTCGTGCTGGGCGAGACGCTGAACACTGACGGCCCGAAGGCGATGGTGCTGATCGCGGCGGTGTCGGTGGTGATCATCGCGACGGTGGCGCTGGCGCGGGGCGAGGCCGCCACCATGGTCGCCCAGACCGGCCGGGACAGGGTCGGCGAAATCCCGCGGCCTCGGCTGGGCGCGGGCGAGAGTGCCGACCCTTCCGGGCACCCGATTGCCGTGGCGGACGGCCAGGCCTGA
- a CDS encoding DMT family transporter, translated as MEKVDIAALLALIAALISGVGDVVRQRSAQEITDQQVGHVELLRMSLRDAKWWLGGTAAVASFALQAVALGLGSVVLVQALQVTALLFALPVYAWLTKQGLTRGEWVWAFLLAGAVAVFVSVGEPAAGYQRGSLHSWAVVALVLGPAMVLCVLGARVFSGPVAAVLLALVSASSWALFSVLTKAIVDTLHSGPGTVLRTPELYGWVLVAALGTVFQQSSFRASSLTASLPTMTVAEPLVASVLGITVLGETLTADGPEMIALVAAAVVVVIATAALARGEAVSMNAEVAESGPAPAAGGSAAVVPSGAEA; from the coding sequence ATCGAAAAGGTGGACATCGCGGCGTTGCTGGCGCTGATCGCCGCGCTGATATCCGGTGTCGGTGACGTGGTCAGGCAGCGCTCCGCGCAGGAGATCACCGACCAGCAGGTCGGCCACGTGGAGTTGCTGCGCATGTCGTTGCGCGACGCCAAGTGGTGGCTGGGGGGAACGGCGGCCGTGGCGAGCTTCGCCCTGCAGGCGGTGGCCCTGGGCCTGGGCTCGGTGGTGTTGGTGCAGGCCTTGCAGGTGACGGCGCTGCTGTTCGCGCTGCCGGTCTATGCGTGGCTGACCAAACAGGGGCTGACCCGCGGGGAATGGGTGTGGGCGTTCCTGCTGGCCGGCGCGGTGGCGGTGTTCGTCTCGGTCGGCGAACCCGCCGCCGGCTATCAGCGCGGGTCGCTGCATTCGTGGGCTGTGGTGGCGCTGGTGCTCGGCCCGGCGATGGTGTTGTGCGTGCTGGGCGCGCGGGTGTTCAGCGGGCCGGTGGCCGCGGTGCTGCTCGCGCTGGTCTCGGCGTCCTCATGGGCGCTGTTCTCGGTGCTCACCAAGGCGATCGTCGACACGCTGCACAGCGGCCCGGGGACCGTGCTGCGCACCCCGGAGCTCTACGGGTGGGTGCTGGTCGCGGCGCTGGGCACGGTGTTCCAGCAGTCGTCGTTTCGGGCCAGTTCGCTCACCGCGTCGTTGCCGACGATGACGGTGGCCGAACCGCTGGTGGCGTCGGTGCTGGGCATCACCGTGCTGGGCGAGACCCTCACGGCCGACGGGCCGGAGATGATCGCCCTGGTGGCCGCGGCGGTGGTCGTGGTGATCGCGACGGCGGCCCTGGCCCGCGGTGAGGCCGTCTCCATGAACGCCGAAGTCGCCGAGAGTGGCCCGGCACCGGCGGCCGGCGGCTCGGCCGCCGTGGTCCCCTCGGGCGCCGAGGCATAG
- the miaB gene encoding tRNA (N6-isopentenyl adenosine(37)-C2)-methylthiotransferase MiaB: MVTRGSCDTPADRAGLGPALVRTYQVRTYGCQMNVHDSERLAGLLEAAGYRRAAEDGDADVVVFNTCAVRENADNKLYGNLSHLAPRKRDNPEMQIAVGGCLAQKDRDALLRKAPWVDVVFGTHNIGSLPALLDRARHNKVAQVEIAEALQQFPSSLPTARDSAYSAWVSIAVGCNNTCTFCIVPALRGKEVDRNPDDILAEVGSLVADGVLEVTLLGQNVNAYGVSFADPAQPRDRGAFAKLLRACGRIDGLERVRFTSPHPAEFTDDVIEAMADTPNVCPALHMPLQSGSDRVLRAMRRSYRAERYLGIIDRVRAAMPHAAITTDLIVGFPGETEEDFAATLDVVRRARCAAAFTFQYSKRPGTVAAELEGQIPKAVVQERYERLVELQEQISLDGNRALVGQTVELLVAAGEGRKDTHTARMTGRARDGRLVHFAAGQCVDAVRPGDVVTAVVTAAAPHHLIADAGILTHRRTRAGDAHAAGQRPRGTGLGMPTVRPPVGPAEPPGCER; encoded by the coding sequence ATGGTGACGCGCGGGTCCTGCGACACCCCCGCAGACCGGGCCGGGCTCGGCCCCGCGCTGGTGCGCACCTACCAAGTCCGCACCTACGGCTGCCAGATGAACGTCCACGATTCCGAGCGGTTGGCCGGTTTGCTGGAGGCGGCCGGTTACCGGCGCGCGGCCGAGGACGGCGACGCCGATGTCGTGGTTTTCAACACCTGCGCCGTGCGCGAGAACGCCGACAACAAGCTGTACGGCAACCTCAGCCACCTCGCGCCGCGCAAACGCGACAATCCCGAGATGCAGATCGCGGTCGGCGGTTGCCTGGCGCAGAAGGACCGCGACGCGCTGCTGCGCAAGGCACCCTGGGTCGACGTCGTCTTCGGCACCCACAACATCGGGTCGCTGCCCGCGCTGCTCGACCGGGCCCGACACAACAAGGTCGCCCAGGTGGAGATCGCCGAAGCGCTGCAACAGTTTCCGTCCTCGCTGCCCACCGCCCGCGACTCCGCCTATTCCGCCTGGGTGTCGATTGCCGTCGGCTGCAACAACACCTGCACCTTCTGCATCGTGCCGGCGCTGCGCGGCAAGGAGGTGGACCGCAACCCGGACGACATCCTGGCCGAGGTCGGCTCCCTGGTGGCCGATGGCGTGCTCGAGGTCACCCTGCTGGGCCAGAACGTCAACGCCTACGGGGTGTCGTTCGCCGATCCGGCGCAGCCCCGCGATCGGGGCGCCTTCGCCAAGCTGCTGCGCGCCTGTGGCCGCATCGACGGCCTGGAACGGGTCCGGTTCACCTCGCCGCACCCGGCCGAGTTCACCGACGACGTCATCGAGGCCATGGCCGACACACCGAACGTCTGCCCCGCCCTGCACATGCCGCTGCAGTCGGGGTCCGACCGCGTCCTGCGCGCGATGCGGCGTTCCTACCGTGCCGAGCGCTACCTGGGCATCATCGACCGCGTGCGGGCGGCCATGCCGCACGCCGCCATCACCACCGATCTGATCGTCGGCTTCCCCGGTGAGACCGAAGAGGACTTCGCGGCCACGCTCGACGTGGTGCGCCGGGCGCGGTGCGCCGCGGCGTTCACCTTCCAGTACTCCAAACGGCCGGGCACCGTCGCCGCCGAACTCGAGGGGCAGATACCCAAAGCCGTGGTGCAGGAACGCTACGAACGGCTCGTCGAGCTGCAGGAGCAGATCTCGCTGGACGGCAACCGGGCCCTGGTCGGGCAGACCGTCGAATTGCTCGTGGCCGCCGGTGAGGGCCGCAAAGACACCCATACCGCGCGGATGACCGGGCGCGCCCGCGACGGCCGGCTGGTCCACTTCGCCGCGGGGCAGTGCGTCGACGCGGTGCGGCCCGGCGACGTCGTCACCGCGGTGGTCACCGCGGCCGCACCGCACCACCTGATCGCCGACGCGGGAATCCTGACCCACCGGCGCACCCGGGCAGGCGATGCGCACGCCGCCGGGCAGCGCCCGCGCGGCACCGGTCTCGGCATGCCCACCGTCCGGCCGCCCGTCGGCCCGGCCGAACCCCCCGGATGTGAGCGATGA
- the recX gene encoding recombination regulator RecX, with protein MMTSCPPPSTSEPSREEQARALCLRLLTGRARTRAELAGALAKRGYPDDISVRVLDRLAAAGLVDDTDFAQQWVRSRRANAGKSRRALAAELHTKGVDDDVITAALGGIDAGAERELAAKLVRSKLRREALGGGGKDEMRVSRRLVGMLARRGYSQNLACEVVLTELAAERERRRV; from the coding sequence CTGATGACGTCCTGCCCGCCCCCGTCGACTTCTGAGCCCTCCCGCGAGGAGCAAGCGCGGGCGTTGTGCCTGCGCCTGCTCACCGGGAGAGCGCGCACCCGCGCCGAGTTGGCCGGTGCGCTGGCCAAACGCGGATACCCCGACGACATCAGCGTGCGGGTGCTCGACAGGCTGGCCGCCGCCGGGCTGGTGGACGACACCGACTTCGCGCAGCAGTGGGTACGGTCCCGGCGGGCCAACGCCGGCAAGAGCAGGCGCGCCCTGGCCGCCGAGTTGCACACCAAAGGTGTCGACGACGACGTGATCACCGCGGCGCTGGGTGGCATCGACGCCGGCGCCGAACGCGAGCTGGCCGCCAAGCTGGTCCGGTCGAAGCTGCGGCGCGAGGCGCTTGGCGGGGGCGGTAAGGACGAGATGCGGGTGAGCCGCAGGTTGGTCGGGATGCTGGCGCGCCGCGGCTACAGCCAGAACCTGGCGTGCGAGGTCGTCCTCACCGAGCTGGCCGCCGAGCGGGAGCGCCGCCGGGTGTGA
- the recA gene encoding intein-containing recombinase RecA, translated as MAQAPDREKALELAMAQIEKSYGKGSVMRLGDEMRQPISVIPTGSIALDVALGIGGLPRGRVVEIYGPESSGKTTVALHAVANAQAAGGVAAFIDAEHALDPEYAKSLGVDTDSLLVSQPDTGEQALEIADMLIRSGALDILVIDSVAALVPRAELEGEMGDSHVGLQARLMSQALRKMTGALNNSGTTAIFINQLREKIGVMFGCMNYSTRVLADGCTEKIGKIVNNKMDVEVLSYDPETDRIVPRKVVNWFNNGPAEQFLQFTVEKSSGNGKSQFAATPNHLIRTPGGWKEAGDLFAGDRVLAAEPHLLSEQQFQVILGSLMGDGNLSSNRHDRNGVRFRLGYGAKQSEYLRWKTALMGNIRHTMRENAKGASFVDFTPLPELAELRRAVYLGDGKKFFSEEYLKALTPLALAIWYMDDGSFTLRSRGLQERTVGGSGRIEICVEAMSEGTRIRLRDYLHDTYGLDVRLRHAGSAGKAVLVFSTAATAKFQELVAPYMAPSMDYKLLPRFRGQGAVTPQFIEPAQQLVPARVLDVHVKPHTRSMNRFDIEVEGNHNYFVDGVMVHNSPETTTGGKALKFYASVRMDVRRIETLKDGTNAVGNRTRVKVVKNKVSPPFKQAEFDILYGKGISREGSLIDMGVDQGFIRKSGSWFTYEGEQLGQGKENARTFLMENADVANEIEKKIKEKLGIGAVVTADDVLPAPVDF; from the coding sequence ATGGCGCAAGCCCCCGACCGCGAGAAGGCACTCGAGCTGGCGATGGCCCAGATCGAGAAGAGCTACGGCAAAGGCTCGGTGATGCGTCTCGGCGACGAGATGCGCCAGCCGATCTCGGTCATCCCGACCGGATCCATCGCACTGGACGTGGCCCTGGGCATCGGCGGTTTGCCCCGCGGGCGGGTCGTGGAGATCTACGGCCCGGAGTCCTCCGGTAAGACCACCGTGGCGCTGCACGCGGTGGCCAACGCCCAGGCCGCCGGCGGCGTCGCGGCGTTCATCGACGCCGAGCACGCCCTGGACCCCGAGTACGCCAAAAGCCTCGGCGTGGACACCGACTCCCTGCTGGTCAGCCAGCCCGACACGGGTGAGCAGGCCCTGGAGATCGCCGACATGCTGATCCGCTCCGGCGCCCTGGACATCCTGGTCATCGACTCGGTGGCGGCCCTGGTGCCGCGCGCGGAGCTCGAGGGGGAGATGGGCGACAGCCACGTCGGGCTGCAGGCCCGGCTGATGAGCCAGGCGCTGCGGAAGATGACCGGCGCGCTCAACAACTCGGGAACCACGGCGATCTTCATCAACCAGCTCCGCGAGAAGATCGGCGTGATGTTCGGCTGTATGAACTATTCGACCCGAGTGCTCGCTGACGGCTGCACCGAAAAGATCGGCAAGATCGTCAACAACAAGATGGACGTCGAGGTGCTGTCCTACGACCCTGAGACGGACCGGATTGTGCCGCGCAAGGTAGTGAACTGGTTCAATAACGGGCCTGCCGAGCAGTTTCTTCAGTTCACCGTCGAAAAGTCCAGCGGTAACGGCAAGTCGCAATTCGCGGCGACGCCCAACCACCTCATTCGCACACCGGGCGGCTGGAAAGAAGCCGGCGATCTCTTTGCCGGTGACCGGGTGTTGGCCGCCGAGCCGCATCTGCTCAGTGAGCAACAGTTCCAGGTGATACTGGGGTCGCTGATGGGTGACGGGAACCTCTCGTCCAATCGGCACGATCGCAATGGAGTCCGTTTCCGGCTGGGATACGGCGCCAAGCAGTCGGAGTATCTGCGGTGGAAGACCGCGTTGATGGGAAACATTCGGCATACGATGCGGGAGAACGCCAAGGGCGCGAGCTTTGTCGACTTCACACCACTGCCGGAGCTTGCCGAACTACGGCGCGCGGTTTATCTCGGAGACGGTAAGAAGTTCTTCTCCGAGGAATATCTCAAGGCACTCACGCCACTGGCTCTGGCAATTTGGTACATGGATGACGGCTCATTCACCCTACGTTCCAGGGGATTGCAGGAACGTACCGTTGGTGGTAGCGGGCGCATCGAGATCTGCGTCGAGGCCATGAGCGAAGGCACACGTATACGGTTGCGCGACTACCTGCATGACACATACGGATTGGATGTGCGGTTGCGGCACGCCGGCTCAGCCGGCAAGGCGGTGCTGGTGTTCTCCACCGCGGCCACGGCGAAGTTTCAGGAACTGGTCGCGCCCTACATGGCGCCATCCATGGATTACAAACTGTTGCCGCGGTTCCGTGGCCAAGGGGCGGTAACGCCACAGTTCATCGAACCCGCGCAACAGCTGGTACCCGCCCGTGTTCTCGATGTGCATGTCAAACCCCACACTCGGTCAATGAATCGGTTCGATATCGAAGTCGAAGGCAACCACAACTATTTCGTCGATGGAGTGATGGTGCATAATTCGCCCGAGACGACCACGGGTGGAAAGGCTTTGAAGTTCTACGCGTCGGTGCGCATGGACGTGCGCCGGATCGAGACCCTCAAGGACGGCACCAACGCGGTCGGCAACCGCACCCGGGTCAAGGTCGTCAAGAACAAGGTGTCGCCGCCCTTCAAGCAGGCCGAGTTCGACATCCTCTACGGCAAAGGCATCAGCAGGGAGGGTTCGCTGATCGACATGGGGGTGGATCAGGGCTTCATCCGCAAATCCGGTTCCTGGTTCACCTACGAGGGCGAGCAGCTCGGGCAGGGCAAGGAGAACGCCCGCACCTTCCTGATGGAGAACGCCGACGTGGCCAACGAGATCGAGAAGAAGATCAAGGAAAAGCTTGGCATCGGCGCGGTCGTGACCGCTGATGACGTCCTGCCCGCCCCCGTCGACTTCTGA
- a CDS encoding (2Fe-2S)-binding protein, with translation MNISAELSDISSYGGFFALTVGGDAAGWHPVGRSYADGCADLIDATLARYRTTELRVGASLVQLGHAARLWSPVLACALAHGVVPDLSGLQRADDGARLRLPEAVGELVDRDSPSPQTLYRVVVRDHMEPLAAGLRVKPAPALLAGNIASALVGASHALLAARPDLREPVVRVTGALLSTGVLADTMSGCDLSFRRRSCCLFYRTPAGSTCGDCVL, from the coding sequence ATGAACATCTCCGCGGAGCTGTCCGACATCTCCTCCTACGGGGGCTTCTTTGCACTGACCGTCGGCGGCGACGCCGCGGGATGGCATCCGGTCGGCCGGTCCTACGCCGACGGGTGCGCCGATCTGATCGACGCCACTCTCGCGCGGTACCGCACCACGGAGCTGCGGGTCGGCGCCTCCCTGGTCCAGCTCGGGCACGCCGCCCGGCTGTGGTCCCCGGTCCTCGCCTGCGCGCTGGCCCACGGCGTCGTCCCGGATCTGAGCGGCCTGCAGCGCGCCGACGACGGGGCCCGGCTGCGCCTGCCCGAAGCCGTCGGGGAACTCGTCGACCGCGACTCGCCTTCGCCGCAGACGTTGTACCGCGTCGTCGTGCGGGACCACATGGAACCGCTCGCGGCGGGGCTGCGGGTGAAGCCGGCGCCTGCGCTGCTGGCCGGCAACATCGCGTCGGCCCTCGTCGGGGCGTCGCATGCGCTGCTCGCCGCCCGCCCTGACCTGCGGGAGCCCGTCGTCAGGGTCACCGGCGCGCTGCTGAGCACCGGCGTGCTGGCCGACACGATGAGCGGCTGTGACCTGTCGTTCCGGCGCCGCAGCTGCTGCCTCTTCTACCGCACCCCCGCCGGTTCCACGTGCGGCGACTGTGTGCTCTAG
- a CDS encoding DUF3046 domain-containing protein, translated as MRLTEFHERVVLRFGAAYGPSVLADHALTGLEGRTAAQAIEEGVEPRDVWRALCVDFDVPRDQW; from the coding sequence GTGCGGCTAACGGAGTTCCACGAGCGGGTCGTGTTGCGGTTCGGCGCCGCGTACGGCCCGTCGGTGCTGGCGGACCACGCGCTGACCGGCCTGGAGGGCCGGACCGCCGCCCAGGCGATCGAGGAGGGCGTCGAGCCCCGCGACGTGTGGCGGGCATTGTGCGTCGACTTCGACGTGCCCCGCGACCAGTGGTGA
- a CDS encoding glycosyltransferase has product MRVAVVAGPDPGHSFPAIALCRRFAEAGDAPTLFTGAEWLDTARAAGLDAAVLDGLAATDDDLDAGARIHLRAARMAVLNAPALRDLAPDLVVSDVITAGGGMAAELLGIPWVELDPHPLYLPSKGLPPIGSGLAPGTGVRGRLWDATMRALTARSWRAGLRQRATARAGIGLPARDPGPLRRLIATLPALEVPRPDWPADAVVVGPLHFEPTERVLEIPDGPGPVVVVAPSTALTGAEGLAEVALACLTPGETLPAGSRVVVSRLGGAELTAPPWAVVGLGRQDELLRRADLVICGGGHGMVAKALLAGVPLVVVPGGGDQWEIANRVVRQGSGRLVRPLTADALVAAVTEVLSSPGCRRAAQAAAAGAAGLADPVRVCHDALALGAA; this is encoded by the coding sequence ATGCGCGTCGCCGTGGTAGCTGGGCCTGATCCCGGGCACTCGTTCCCCGCGATTGCACTGTGCCGGCGCTTCGCCGAGGCCGGTGACGCGCCCACGCTGTTCACCGGTGCCGAGTGGCTCGACACCGCCCGCGCCGCGGGTCTGGACGCCGCCGTGCTGGACGGCCTGGCCGCCACCGACGACGACCTGGACGCCGGGGCCAGGATCCACCTGCGCGCGGCCCGCATGGCCGTCCTCAACGCGCCGGCGCTGCGCGACCTGGCGCCCGACCTGGTGGTGTCCGACGTCATCACCGCGGGCGGCGGCATGGCCGCCGAGCTGCTGGGGATTCCCTGGGTCGAGCTCGACCCGCATCCGCTCTACCTGCCGTCGAAAGGGCTGCCGCCGATCGGCAGCGGGCTGGCCCCGGGCACGGGTGTCCGCGGCCGGCTGTGGGATGCCACGATGCGGGCCCTGACCGCGCGGTCGTGGCGTGCCGGGCTGCGGCAGCGGGCCACCGCCCGCGCCGGGATCGGCTTGCCGGCCCGCGACCCCGGGCCGCTGCGTCGGCTGATCGCCACCCTGCCCGCGCTGGAGGTGCCCCGCCCGGACTGGCCGGCTGACGCCGTCGTCGTCGGACCGCTGCACTTCGAACCCACCGAACGGGTGTTGGAGATCCCCGACGGCCCCGGGCCGGTCGTGGTGGTCGCGCCGTCGACCGCCCTGACCGGGGCCGAGGGCCTGGCCGAGGTCGCGCTGGCGTGCCTGACGCCGGGCGAGACGCTCCCGGCGGGATCGCGGGTGGTGGTCTCGCGGCTGGGCGGCGCCGAGCTGACGGCGCCGCCGTGGGCGGTCGTGGGGCTGGGCCGCCAGGACGAGTTGCTGAGGCGCGCGGACCTGGTGATCTGCGGGGGCGGTCACGGGATGGTGGCCAAGGCGCTGCTGGCCGGGGTGCCGCTGGTCGTGGTCCCGGGCGGCGGGGATCAGTGGGAGATCGCCAACCGGGTGGTCCGCCAGGGCAGCGGGCGGCTGGTCCGGCCGTTGACGGCCGACGCGCTGGTGGCCGCCGTCACCGAGGTGCTGTCGTCGCCGGGTTGTCGCCGGGCCGCGCAGGCGGCCGCGGCCGGCGCCGCCGGCCTGGCCGATCCGGTGCGGGTCTGCCACGACGCGCTCGCGTTGGGGGCGGCCTGA
- a CDS encoding limonene-1,2-epoxide hydrolase gives MTELTEAGVANTRTVERFLNALQDADYETADAALADDLVYENVGLPTIHGRARAMKLFRRMDGRAAFEVKIHRIAADGAAVLTERTDALIFGPLRLQFWVCGVFEVHEGRITLWRDYFDFFDMMKATARGVAALALPSLKATF, from the coding sequence ATGACCGAGCTGACCGAAGCCGGCGTGGCGAACACTCGCACGGTCGAGCGTTTCCTGAACGCCTTGCAGGACGCGGACTACGAGACGGCGGACGCCGCCCTCGCCGACGACCTCGTCTACGAGAACGTCGGGTTGCCCACGATCCACGGCCGCGCCAGGGCGATGAAGCTCTTCCGTCGCATGGACGGGCGCGCCGCCTTCGAGGTGAAGATCCACCGCATCGCCGCCGACGGAGCGGCGGTGCTCACCGAACGCACCGACGCGCTGATCTTCGGCCCGCTGCGGCTGCAGTTCTGGGTGTGCGGCGTGTTCGAGGTGCACGAAGGGAGAATCACGTTGTGGCGGGACTACTTCGACTTCTTCGACATGATGAAGGCCACCGCCCGCGGGGTGGCGGCGCTGGCGCTGCCCTCGCTCAAAGCAACGTTCTAG
- a CDS encoding DUF5313 domain-containing protein, with the protein MSDNGTRTRPNALQYLRYCYGRRLPDSMRDWVRRDLAGKGATRRMMLRVAVPAVLVLAPFWLIPTTLDVHLSMTLPILIPFVYFSHALNKVWRRHMLQVHGLDPDLVDEQARRRDAHIHRSYVERYGPRSGD; encoded by the coding sequence ATGAGCGACAACGGCACCCGCACCCGACCGAACGCCTTGCAGTACCTGCGCTACTGCTACGGGCGCCGGCTGCCCGACTCGATGCGCGACTGGGTGCGCCGCGACCTGGCCGGCAAGGGCGCCACCAGGCGGATGATGCTGCGGGTCGCGGTCCCGGCCGTGCTGGTCTTGGCCCCGTTCTGGCTGATCCCGACGACGCTGGACGTCCACCTGAGCATGACCCTGCCGATCCTCATCCCGTTCGTGTACTTCTCGCATGCGCTCAACAAGGTGTGGCGTCGGCACATGCTGCAAGTGCACGGCCTGGACCCCGATCTCGTCGACGAACAAGCCCGCCGGCGCGATGCCCACATCCACCGGTCGTACGTCGAACGCTACGGACCCAGGTCCGGGGACTAG